Proteins encoded by one window of Cannabis sativa cultivar Pink pepper isolate KNU-18-1 chromosome 4, ASM2916894v1, whole genome shotgun sequence:
- the LOC115713916 gene encoding uncharacterized protein LOC115713916 isoform X2 — MASTSAISLCFIPKLQPYRGAYGHGGLLHTPLSLRRRGRALRFSRLAVRVTASSRAEGGSRRPASGRRVYRQSQTQSSSLSAYPLKQVASFVVPAGLFLAVTFVLWKVVEKLLVPKSKKPSNVEEKTAKQGLEWSFAAGTNLLSGLGAKIDRESKQKLNEFAKELRAFSVVDMSGCNFGDEGLVFLAERFAYNQTLEGVSFAGNGITAAGLKAFDGILQSNIMLKTLDLSGNPIGDAGAKCLSEILVNNTGITKLQLNSANLGDEGAKAIAEMLKKNSTLRFLELNNNMIEFSGFASLAGALLESKTIRDLQLNGNYGGALGANSLSKGLEGNKSLKELHLHGNSIGDEGIRTLIDGLSSHKGKLTRLEIGNNSISAKGAFHVAEFIKKSKSLTTLNISMNDIGDEGAERIGDALKENRTVKSLDLAGNNIHVKGVSVIAKALKDNSVIITLELGYNPIGPEGAESLCEVLKFHGNINMLKLGWCQLGAKGAEFIADMIRYNGTLSNLDLRGNGLRDEGAKCIARSLKVVNEALTSLDLGFNEIRDDGAFAIAQALKANEDVRITYLNLSRNLMTKFGHSALSDARDHVYEMTEKEVEVVF; from the exons ATGGCTTCCACTTCTGCCATTTCACTATGCTTTATTCCCAAG CTCCAACCCTATCGTGGTGCCTATGGCCATGGGGGTCTCCTACATACTCCTCTATCGCTCCGGAGAAGAGGGAGAGCCTTGAGGTTTTCACGTTTAGCGGTGAGAGTTACTGCTTCTTCTAGGGCTGAAGGAGGCTCGAGGAGGCCCGCTTCTGGTCGGAGAGTCTATCGGCAGTCTCAAACCCAGAGCTCGTCGCTATCTGCTTATCCGCTGAAACAAGTTGCTTCCTTTGTGGTCCCAGCTGGCTTGTTTTTGGCCGTCACGTTTG TTTTGTGGAAGGTGGTGGAGAAACTTCTTGTTCCGAAATCTAAGAAGCCTTCTAATGTCGAAGAAAAAACGGCTAAACAAGGCTTGGAGTGGTCTTTTGCTGCTGGTACAAATCTGTTATCAGGTCTTGGAGCAAAGATTGACCGAGAGTCCAAGCAAAAGCTCAATGAATTTGCCAAAGAACTCAGGGCATTTAGTGTTGTCGATATGTCAG GATGTAATTTTGGTGATGAAGGTTTAGTTTTTCTTGCTGAAAGGTTTGCTTACAATCAG ACACTTGAAGGAGTAAGTTTTGCCGGAAATGGAATAACTGCTGCTGGATTAAAAGCTTTTGATGGTATTCTGCAATCAAACATCATGTTAAAGACTCTAGATCTTTCTGGAAACCCTATTGGAGATGCTGGGGCAAAG TGCCTAAGTGAAATACTGGTAAATAATACTGGGATCACTAAACTTCAGCTGAACAGTGCCAACTTGGGGGATGAG GGTGCAAAAGCTATTGCTGAGATGTTGAAGAAAAATTCAACCTTACGTTTTCTTGAACTCAATAACAATATGATTGAATTTTCC GGATTTGCAAGTTTGGCTGGAGCTCTTCTTGAGAGTAAGACAATACGAGATTTACAACTTAA TGGCAACTATGGTGGTGCCTTGGGGGCTAATTCTTTGTCTAAAGGACTTGAAGGGAACAAGTCTCTAAAG GAGCTGCATTTGCATGGAAATTCTATTGGAGATGAAGGCATACGCACATTAATTGATGGTTTAAGCTCACATAAAG GTAAACTTACCCGTCTAGAAATTGGCAATAACTCAATTAGTGCAAAAGGTGCTTTTCATGTTGCTGAATTTATTAAGAAGAGCAAGAGCTTGACAACGTTGAACATTAGCATGAATGACATAGGCGATGAG GGAGCTGAACGAATTGGAGATGCATTGAAGGAAAACCGGACAGTAAAAAGTTTAGACTTG GCAGGAAACAACATTCATGTCAAAGGAGTCAGCGTAATAGCAAAAGCTTTGAAAGACAATTCTGTCATTATAACC TTGGAACTTGGTTATAATCCCATTGGTCCAGAAGGTGCAGAAAGTTTATGTGAAGTTCTTAAATTTCACGGTAACATCAATATGCTCAAGCTTGGCTGGTGCCAG TTAGGAGCAAAAGGAGCAGAATTCATCGCTGATATGATAAGATACAATGGTACTTTATCCAATCTGGACCTGAGGGGAAATGGACTAAGAGATGAG GGTGCAAAGTGCATTGCTCGTAGCTTAAAAGTGGTCAATGAAGCATTAACTTCGCTAGATCTTGGATTCAATGAGATAAGG gatgaTGGGGCCTTTGCCATTGCTCAAGCATTAAAGGCTAATGAAGATGTGCGAATCACGTATCTGAATCTTTCTCGTAACCTGATGACCAAATTTGGACAC AGTGCTCTTTCGGATGCTAGAGATCATGTATATGAGATGACCGAAAAGGAAGTAGAAGTTGTTTTCTAA
- the LOC115713916 gene encoding uncharacterized protein LOC115713916 isoform X1: MASTSAISLCFIPKISQRFHSNNHTPQLQPYRGAYGHGGLLHTPLSLRRRGRALRFSRLAVRVTASSRAEGGSRRPASGRRVYRQSQTQSSSLSAYPLKQVASFVVPAGLFLAVTFVLWKVVEKLLVPKSKKPSNVEEKTAKQGLEWSFAAGTNLLSGLGAKIDRESKQKLNEFAKELRAFSVVDMSGCNFGDEGLVFLAERFAYNQTLEGVSFAGNGITAAGLKAFDGILQSNIMLKTLDLSGNPIGDAGAKCLSEILVNNTGITKLQLNSANLGDEGAKAIAEMLKKNSTLRFLELNNNMIEFSGFASLAGALLESKTIRDLQLNGNYGGALGANSLSKGLEGNKSLKELHLHGNSIGDEGIRTLIDGLSSHKGKLTRLEIGNNSISAKGAFHVAEFIKKSKSLTTLNISMNDIGDEGAERIGDALKENRTVKSLDLAGNNIHVKGVSVIAKALKDNSVIITLELGYNPIGPEGAESLCEVLKFHGNINMLKLGWCQLGAKGAEFIADMIRYNGTLSNLDLRGNGLRDEGAKCIARSLKVVNEALTSLDLGFNEIRDDGAFAIAQALKANEDVRITYLNLSRNLMTKFGHSALSDARDHVYEMTEKEVEVVF; the protein is encoded by the exons ATGGCTTCCACTTCTGCCATTTCACTATGCTTTATTCCCAAG ATTTCACAGCGTTTCCATTCTAACAACCATACACCACAGCTCCAACCCTATCGTGGTGCCTATGGCCATGGGGGTCTCCTACATACTCCTCTATCGCTCCGGAGAAGAGGGAGAGCCTTGAGGTTTTCACGTTTAGCGGTGAGAGTTACTGCTTCTTCTAGGGCTGAAGGAGGCTCGAGGAGGCCCGCTTCTGGTCGGAGAGTCTATCGGCAGTCTCAAACCCAGAGCTCGTCGCTATCTGCTTATCCGCTGAAACAAGTTGCTTCCTTTGTGGTCCCAGCTGGCTTGTTTTTGGCCGTCACGTTTG TTTTGTGGAAGGTGGTGGAGAAACTTCTTGTTCCGAAATCTAAGAAGCCTTCTAATGTCGAAGAAAAAACGGCTAAACAAGGCTTGGAGTGGTCTTTTGCTGCTGGTACAAATCTGTTATCAGGTCTTGGAGCAAAGATTGACCGAGAGTCCAAGCAAAAGCTCAATGAATTTGCCAAAGAACTCAGGGCATTTAGTGTTGTCGATATGTCAG GATGTAATTTTGGTGATGAAGGTTTAGTTTTTCTTGCTGAAAGGTTTGCTTACAATCAG ACACTTGAAGGAGTAAGTTTTGCCGGAAATGGAATAACTGCTGCTGGATTAAAAGCTTTTGATGGTATTCTGCAATCAAACATCATGTTAAAGACTCTAGATCTTTCTGGAAACCCTATTGGAGATGCTGGGGCAAAG TGCCTAAGTGAAATACTGGTAAATAATACTGGGATCACTAAACTTCAGCTGAACAGTGCCAACTTGGGGGATGAG GGTGCAAAAGCTATTGCTGAGATGTTGAAGAAAAATTCAACCTTACGTTTTCTTGAACTCAATAACAATATGATTGAATTTTCC GGATTTGCAAGTTTGGCTGGAGCTCTTCTTGAGAGTAAGACAATACGAGATTTACAACTTAA TGGCAACTATGGTGGTGCCTTGGGGGCTAATTCTTTGTCTAAAGGACTTGAAGGGAACAAGTCTCTAAAG GAGCTGCATTTGCATGGAAATTCTATTGGAGATGAAGGCATACGCACATTAATTGATGGTTTAAGCTCACATAAAG GTAAACTTACCCGTCTAGAAATTGGCAATAACTCAATTAGTGCAAAAGGTGCTTTTCATGTTGCTGAATTTATTAAGAAGAGCAAGAGCTTGACAACGTTGAACATTAGCATGAATGACATAGGCGATGAG GGAGCTGAACGAATTGGAGATGCATTGAAGGAAAACCGGACAGTAAAAAGTTTAGACTTG GCAGGAAACAACATTCATGTCAAAGGAGTCAGCGTAATAGCAAAAGCTTTGAAAGACAATTCTGTCATTATAACC TTGGAACTTGGTTATAATCCCATTGGTCCAGAAGGTGCAGAAAGTTTATGTGAAGTTCTTAAATTTCACGGTAACATCAATATGCTCAAGCTTGGCTGGTGCCAG TTAGGAGCAAAAGGAGCAGAATTCATCGCTGATATGATAAGATACAATGGTACTTTATCCAATCTGGACCTGAGGGGAAATGGACTAAGAGATGAG GGTGCAAAGTGCATTGCTCGTAGCTTAAAAGTGGTCAATGAAGCATTAACTTCGCTAGATCTTGGATTCAATGAGATAAGG gatgaTGGGGCCTTTGCCATTGCTCAAGCATTAAAGGCTAATGAAGATGTGCGAATCACGTATCTGAATCTTTCTCGTAACCTGATGACCAAATTTGGACAC AGTGCTCTTTCGGATGCTAGAGATCATGTATATGAGATGACCGAAAAGGAAGTAGAAGTTGTTTTCTAA